From Woronichinia naegeliana WA131, the proteins below share one genomic window:
- a CDS encoding transposase produces the protein MLEWWTKNFASCELGDERLNNRAFSIGKKLSEGFGKALSEVFKGGNELKRAYEFLGIRKQTLSR, from the coding sequence ATGTTGGAATGGTGGACAAAAAACTTTGCCAGTTGTGAATTGGGAGACGAGAGGCTAAACAATCGTGCCTTCTCGATTGGGAAAAAGTTAAGTGAGGGGTTTGGAAAAGCCTTATCAGAAGTGTTTAAGGGAGGAAACGAGTTAAAGAGGGCCTATGAATTTTTGGGAATCCGAAAACAGACTTTGTCAAGATAA